aagaagagaggctaGGACTAGTTTGGGACAGGTACAGTGAAGGTAGCTGAGAGAGCTGGGAGGGTGGCGGTGGCGGTCAGAATGTGGAGTCGTTGAAGTTCAGATCACAAAGGTTCTAGGAGGTGGCCGCGTCATTGACATGTGTCATGCTTGGAGATCAATACTTGCCCACGTGTGACTGTCTACCCCTACCTCCAGCTGTCCAAGGAAGCTCAGTACACCCACTCTTGGCtgcagcaaacacacacacaccccacgtCTTAGGTGGGGAGGTGAGGGCCAGAGTCCATCAGGGACCTTGCAAAGATGGATGCCCAGATTCACTGTCTGCTGGCTGCCCCAGTGTACATGAAAAGTGTGTACCATGTTCAGTCTGGGCACATGGCCTTCCTGCCCCACCAgccacaggctctgggctgtcctgTGGTCCTCCCCACACTTCTGCTGGTGGCTAAGCCTCCTGCCCTAGCCCACACTGTGCTGGCTCAGCTTCTGACAGTGCTGGCCAAGATCCGTGATGCTGGCACACCTCATAGGAAGGAGCCTGCAGGGTACACTGAGGCTGGTCCATCTGGGTCCCTGTGGGGGGGCCCGTCAGGCTCACCTGTGCCACCTGTCCCCAAATAGCACTGAGCAGAAGGCTGGGGATGGAGGAACAGGAAGAGCAGAGTCTGCAAAGTAGCACAGGCCTTGCCACCTGCCATACCTTGCAGGCACAAAGAGATGCAgtgggaggatgggggtgggagggtaggtGAGGGGGGCCAGGTCCCCAGACACCACAGCTCTACTCTTCACCTTGGGTGTTAGGCACAGGGTTCCATGCAAGAAGGTGGAATACAGGCAGCCAGGGGGAGCCTCTCTCCTACTCCAAAGATGCTGCTtctggggcaggagagggcagagggcagagggcagagggcagaaggCAGGGGTTAGATTCCAGTCCTTGAAAGGCCTGAACCCTTAGAGTGGGAAAATGAGGAAGCCAGAGAAGCTTGAGTATTTCCAGCCCCCTAGTAGGTTCCCCCGACGCAGGCGCAGGGACACTCGGTCCCCAGGGTCCAGGGGCAGTAACACAGAGCTGGTGGCTGCCTCTCGGGTCACATCAGGGTCGTTGGCAAAGGCTGAGATGACGGGCCACGTGTTCAGCATCAGGCTCACCTGGTGAGATGAGCCCAGTTAGCACTTCTCCCTTTATCCCAAGATCCCCCACTTGCCCGAGGGcttcttcttttctccagctcCCAAGGGATACTCTGCAATCCTGGGAACTTGGGGCTCAGCACACGCTCATTGGGGGGCTGAGGGATGGCCAGGGTTGGACTCAGTACCTCCTCCACACTCTCTGCTAGACAggtcctttcctctcttcctcctgccagccgcaccacccccaccccccagccaaggACACCGTCAAGGGAGGGACTGCCTAGGAGTTAGCAGGACTCTACttatttcctctcccttccctcccctcctgagCCAGGACAGGGCCCCAGTACACAGGTCACCTGGACAGTCTGGCGGTTGTACACCTTCACCACATGGAACCGGAAGCTATAGACACCACGAACAGGGGCCACAAAAGAGCCCGAGGCCCGGTCAAAGCCACCACCCTCATTCACCAGGACCTGTGGGAAGCAGACTCTGCTGAGTGGGGGTTGAGGGAAACTACTGGCTTATGGGACAGGGCAGTGAGTAAGGAAAAGAAGGGGTGGCAGGTAGATAAGAACAGGAGGAATGCACAGATTCACAAGAAATGATGAGAACGGGCAAGGAGGAGTGTGGGTAGGGGTGTAGGGAAGGGAGACAGGCAGCAGGGCAGAGGAGCGGAGGAGCACCTAGTCACAGTAGGGGGATTTTCCTTAAGAGCCAAGTGGGTTTGAGTAGTTGATTTCAGGTCATTACACGTCCACTGGACAAGGGTAGGGGGATTACCTGGTCAAAGTAGATGGCCCCACTGGTGCCATTGCTGATCTCCCCTGCTGGCTCGTGGTGGTGGCTTCGGACTGCAGCAAATGCCACTCTTCCTGGGGGGGCCTCTCCCAGGGCTgctcccccaggcccccctgcAGCAGCTCGGCCAGGCTCACAGACCACCAGGCATTCCCCCTCCAGGAGGACAGGCTCTGCCCCTTCTTGGGCCCACCCATTCCCTAGGGTCAGAAGTATCAGGGCCAAGGGCAgcctggggctgggtgggagTCTTGGTCGCCAGTGTCGCTTTGCTCCTGGCATGGCTGAGTTGTTCTGTGACCCACAAGTCTTCCTGTCTTGTCCCCTCTTGCCGCTCCTTTCAGTTCCTGCTTCCCCCGGGGCTCTCACCACCCCTCACCCTGCTCCTCAgccccctctctgggtctcactgTTAACCTGGTCTCAGCATCTCCCTCTCCATACCTCTCTGTACCCCCACGACTctgtcctgcctctctctcctgctgtcaCTGCAGTTCCCTCCTCCTTGGCAGGGCACGAAGTGACAGCAGTTGGGCGctaggagggagaggagggatgaagcagagagacagaagggctACAGCCAGAACCCAGGGCAGCCCCTCTGGAGAGCACTGAAGGCTGGATCTGGGACCATAGAGAACTTGGTGTGTAAAAGTGTACATGTGCCTGTGAGAATGTGTGAGAGCCTGTAGGTGTATGCCGGTGAGCGTGCATCTATGCGCCAGACAGCTCGTACAGCCCCTCCTTTTCCTCATTCCTCTCCTCTTAAAATCCCTCATTAGTCAACAGCCCTCTCAGTGGCCCCTTTCCGCCATTAGAAGAAAGCGGGTGACCTTGTCTTTCCCCTACGATCGTGGTGGAAAGTGCTTGGGCCAACCGTGTCAGTATCTTGTGACCGTGGgccagtctctttctctccttgatCTTCCACATCTTCATCCGAAGGGATCCTCTTCACCTCCAGCTCTCAATGAGTGGTTCCTCTCTCCCGAGAAACAACTGCGCAGAACGAGCGAGAACCCAGATTTACCGGGAGAGGTGAACCCATCAGGCAGGCTTGGAAGCTGAGCCCAAGCGAACCCCGGGCGAgtgggcggggccgggaggcgggccgggggcgggtcAGGGAGGGTCCCGGCGGCAGGCGCGCGCTAGGGCCCGGAGCCCGCCCTGCGCCGGGTGGGGCCTGGCTGACTCCGCCCCGGGCCAGGAAGTGACTCAAAAAACTGTTCGAGATGTGGCGAAGACAGGTCCCCGTTGGGTGAGGACTTCGGGAAGGCCCGCCCAGTTTTGGGCTTCCAGCCCTTCTCCGCTGGGCCTGGGGCGCGGGTGAAGCTGGGGCCTGCAGGCACCGAGAGGCGCCCACTGTACTGAGGCCGAAACAGGCGGCCAAGGCGGGTAGGCGCGCTCTGCCCCGTGCCCCGGCGGCGGGAGCCGAGCCGGAGGCCCCTGTGCTGAGCGCGGCCGGGGGAAGGGCGCCGGGGGCGGTGGCAGCTGGCGGCTGTGGGCGGGACCCGGCTCGACCCCTGGGCCCCGGGTGGGGCCTTGGCGCTACCTAGAAGAGCGGCGGAcggcggagggagggggagaggtgggaggggctagAACCTTGGAAATGGCAGACCAGGGACTCCAGAGGACATCCCAGTTCAAGCCCTGGTGCGGATTCATCTTTAAGAGGCCGTCTTGGACGCGGAGACTGCAGAGATCCTGAGGAGAGGGACTCTTTTGTCATCTAtccacttctggcctccagaccgAGCTGGAGCCCCCACTCTTCCTGCTTAGGGCTGTGGTCAGCCTTTTCCAAAGGCCAGATGCCCATCCCCAGTAGGCAGCCTTGTTTGCCCATGACTTCCTCTCCGGAGAGAAGACCTGGTTCCGGATAATCTGACATTCTCTTCCTACCCCCAGGATGGACCCAGGTTGTTTACTAGATTGGTATCGCGACCTGTTGATAGCTGGTGTAGGGTGGGAGACCCAAGATTTGGGTTAAGGGGacaaggaggctctgagctgccttccctccttccagggCTGGGTGGCCAAGCAGCCATGCCCACCTGGGGGCCTGGCTCCCCGTCCCCTGACCGCTTTGCCGTGTCTGCGGAGGCTGAGGACAAGGTGCGGGAGCAGCAACCCTACGTGGAGCGCATCTTCAGCGTGGGGATGAGTGTCCTCCCAAAGGACTGTCCTGAAAACCCTCACATCTGGCTGCAGCTGGAGGGCCCCAAGGAGAACGCCAGCAGAGCCAAGGTGAACACCCCTCTCTGACCCTTTGGGGAACAATGTCTCCCACCCCTacagggaggcagagcagaggaggggccgcTGGGGAGGAGCTCCACTCACTCCTTGGTTGTCTTACTGGCAACCTCAGTGACTGTCATCTTTTGAGGGACTTTGCAAATCTGTATTTATCTGGAGTTTTGGTTTCATTTGAGCTATGTTGAGCCAGGTTCTGCCAGGACTTAGAGACAGGTGATTCCACTCAAATCAGTTGTGCTGTTTTTGAAGACTAGAGATAATCCGGTTGGGCAAGCAGGCCCCACCAAGGAATTCACTGGGGGATGGGAAGCCAGGCCCCATTGCTTCCTGCCGTCAGAGGTTCTAGTACAGCTCCACTTACCTCATGGGGTGGCCTCATGACCGAGTCTCCCtttccttatctatgaaatgTGAATAATAGCAGTATCCACTTCATTGGACTTATTGTGAATGAGATAAAGCATGAGTCCAGCAAAAGTTAGCAAATGACAGTCCTTGTGATGGAAATCTACAACACGCATACGCACGCATACATATTTAGCATGAATACATATTTAGAGAGATGGCCTTGTGATCAgtttattataataatacattaaattgAGTCAGGTTCTAAGTGGAAATATTAGCCGTAGCCCTATCAgctgaaaagggaaaagaagtgaGATTCTTGATCCCTTTTTAACCCTcacctttgtcaggctctgtggggctCCATTGCTCTGCCCAGGCGTCCTGGAACTCGgggatggggtggtggtggtgtgcaATGGGCCTGAAGAGGCTACTGGGCCATGTAGAATTCCAGAAGTCTCCTTTTTTTCCTATCCCCTATCCCCGTTCCTCCCCCAGGAGTTCCTGAAGGGTCTCTGCAGCCCAGAGTTGCAGAATGAAATCCACTACCCACCCAAACTACACTGCATCTTCCTGGGAGCCCAGGGCTTCTTCCTTGATTGTCTGGTCTGGAGCACATCAGCCCACCTGGTGCCTGGGCTGCCCGGCTCGCTAATGGTCAGTGGCCTGACTGAGGCCTTCGTCATGGCTCAGAGCAGAGTGGAGGAGCTGGTGGAGCGGCTGAGCTGGGACTTTCAGCCAGGGCGATCCCCCAGAGTCTCTCAGTGTGCCGGAGTGCTGAGAGACTTCTCCGCCCTGCTGCAGCCCTATGGGGATGCCCACAGAGAGGCCCTGCTACAGCTGCCCCTGGCTGTCCAGGAGGAACTGTTGAGTCTGGTGCAGGAGGCATCCAGAGGGCAGGGGCCCCATGCAATACccccctgggtgggggggagcccGGGCCCACTGGGTGCTCAGTACCAGGGAGTCAGAGCTCTCTCGAGTGAAGGCAGGGAGTCCCTGCACACTGGACCTACAAGGTGGCAAGAGTCACAGGGAGAGAGACATGttatggagaaggagggagggaagcagggtggTCCCAGGGAGATGGATTTGGGGTGGAAGGAGCTGCCTGGGCAAGAGGCCTGGGAGAAAGAAGGGGCCTTCAGATCACagccaggaggaggagaggcagggcagGTAGGGCCCCTGACAGGAAagggcctggggaaggagggggtgccTCAGGACAGAGAACGGTTCTGTGTCCAGAGTGAGCCTCCTGGTGCCCAGGGTCCCTATCCGAGGGCAGCTCAGCCCCGGGGAGCCTCCCTCCTCCAGCGGTTACACAATGGGAAGGCCTCACCTCCAAGGGTGCCTAGCCCTCCACCTGCACCCGAACCCCCGTGGCACTGCGGAGACCGAGGAGACAGGGGAGACAAGCAGCAGGTCGTGGCTCGAGGCCGTGGGTCTCCGTGGAAACGAGGTACCCGCGGGGGCAACTTGGTGACTGGCACGCAGCGTTTCCAGGAGGCCCTGCAGGACCCTTTCACCCTGTGCCTTGCCAATGTGCCTGGCCAGCCAGACCTCCGTCACATTGTCATTGATGGCAGCAATGTGGCCATGGTGTGAGTACCTGGTGGGACTGAGGATCCCAGGGAGGGGGATGATATGAACAGTTTTATGGACCTTGGGGACACATGCTGAGAGGCCCCGTCTCTGGAGCCCTAGAGCGCTGACCCCTTCCCACTGCAGGCATGGCCTCCAACACTACTTCTCCAGCCGGGGCATTGCCATTGCTGTGCAGTACTTCTGGGACCGGGGCCACCGTGACATAACTGTCTTTGTGCCTCAGTGGCGCTTCAGTAAGGATGCCAAGGTCAGAGGTGAGTTGGGCACAATGTTTTGTAACCCGGGAGAGGCCCCGTTTCAACTTGAGGATAACCCCATTGTGCTCCTCTGTTTCTCTAGAGGGCCACTTCCTGCAAAAGCTATACTCCCtcagcctgctctctctcactccctcccgaGTCATGGATGGCAAGAGGATCTCCTCCTACGATGATAGGTACTTGCTTCTCTCCTGGCCCCAGTATTGAGATTCAAGAAGCACAGTGGGGGCAGCCGAGGCGGGGATGGAAGCCCCTGACCCTTTGTGCGGTCTCTAAGTCTGGGCAGCGGGAAAATGGCCAGTTACTCCTCCGCGTACCTGGATGAATCCAGGCCAGAGGAGACAGAAGGTAGACAACTGTGtttgcccattcattcatttttgattCATCAGACTAAATGATGCCTTGTATTTATATAGTGCCTTACTGTCTAGAACATACTAGTTTAATGGGAAGCTGGGAAAGCTGGTGACATAAATAACTTCTTACAGCCCAAATTTCCAAACATGTAGAGAAAACCCCCTGGAAGTACCGGTGTAGCTGTTCAAAATAACAAAGGCAAAGGAAGAAACACAGCGCGGCCATACTAAGATGATACAAAACGTGTTACAATAGGAACATCACTGGACTTAGAAGTTGAAGatctgaatttgagccccaagttgtaCCTACTCCTTGACTCTGACTACAGACCAGTCTCTTAACGGGTTAACCTCTTTGTCCCAGGGTCCTCTTCTATCTGTTCACCCTCCTTGTGAATATCAAAAGAAGCTAAGGTATGTGCTTGCCTCACTCAAGGTGCCAGGCAAGTGTACAGTGATAGTCCTTGACTTGTCATGGACCCCCTCAACTATGGCAGTAGGTCTCTTTTCTGTCACACAGGAATGCATAGAGTAAGAGTggtcacctttttaaaaaatttttatgttttgtttttgagagacagagactgagtgtgagtgggggaggtgcagagggagggagacacagaatccaaagcaggcgccaggctccgagctgtcggtgcagagcccgatgtggggcttgaactcatgagctgtgagatcacgacctaagctgaagtcagatgcttaaccgactgaaccacccaggcgccccaagagtggtGGTTAACTCTTAACAAACAAAGGCTATACTACATGGCAAAGGCAAAGTGAGCAGTTAAAGCTGtcaaattgtttaaataaaaaatccagGGCACATTCCCTCCCCAGGGTACACACATAGAGGGGGAAATGGGCAGATTTTAAAAGCCAATTCGTTGTTTGCAATTACAAGTTCTTTATTCCCTAGGATTTTcagtcttaaagaaaaaaaatgagtttccaAGCCACAGTgattatatattttgtcttttcaaatacttttttctccCTAACGAACAAATGGTATTCTACAAAAACGCAGTTCACTTTCTCCCAGTGCTCTTCTGTTTTATGTCTAGATTTCACAGATTATCCAAGACATGGAACCTTTCCACACCAGCACTGACACAGAATTGAAACTGACGAGCGAGTCAGTTGTAATGAATGTTAAAGGCACGTGTCTGTTATGTAGGTCCCGGTAGGCAGACAGCACAATATGAATTTGGAATTTTGTCTAGTTACAGTGAGTAGCAGAGTGGTGCATAGCATAGGCCTACTGAATGAATACTGCTGAGCAACAGAAGTAACATGACAGTAAAATACCCTTAACCTGCAAATACCTTTTCTATTATCATATGATACCGTGTACATTTATATGTCGTCTCCTTCATGCGTTTCCCAGACAGAAACTCAGAACCAGTCATGTTACACCTAACGCTTATCACTCGTTCCCTGTTCACCACACTGTCTTTCAAATACTGCCTGCCCACTTAGCACCTAGCAGTAGGCACATGGCCTGTAGAAGGAGGTAGGGGTGCTGGGAATTAGGGAAGGCCTGATTATTGATTTCAGAGCCCAAACAAACCATAAACCAAACACTATGGCATCTCGGAGGAAAGGGAGCCCCCTTCTGGTGGGGATTTTATGGGAAGGGAGAGATTAGCAAGTTTTTTTGTTGATTGAGGATGTGGGCTGGGCCCCAGCTTTTTGGCTTCTAAACCTGTTATAAAAGACCCCCACCCATTGCCTCAAGAGTCCTATCTCATCTTGTGGAATCAGAATTACTAAAGTGAGGCCCAggcatctcttttttaaaagttccctgATGATCCTGTTCATCCAGTGAGGTTTGGGAAGCACCTCCAGATGGAGGGAATCGTCTGAGAAGCATGGTGGCAGTCAGACAGCACAGGGCATGTTTGGAGAACAGGGTGTTATCTGATCATTGATTTTGTCAGAGTTGAGAGTACATTAGAGAATACCAGAAGAGCTACGGCTGTACAGGTAGATTGAGCTGGGTTCTAGAAGGCCGTAGCTGCCAGCCCTGTGGACTTTATTCGGTAGATAAATGGCAAGGAGGGAAGAGTTTTGTTTGGGGGAAATGCGTGTTCTTttaggggagggcaggagagactTGAGGGTGGTAAATGGCTGGGGTCAGGGCACCCCTTATCAGGAGGCTATGCAGTATCTCAGGTGCAATGTTCAAATAGCTAAGGGTAATGGTAGGACTGGAAAGGAAGGGGGCAGATTGGAAGGCTCTTCAGAGGAAGAGCATGATGGATTTGTGACTGATGGGGGAGGATGGAAGGAGACAGAGCTGGAGCCAGATCTCACGGTCTCTCATGAATGAGGCACAAAGTGTTGGGTGGAGGGTTGTGGTGGATAGAGGGGATGCTCTTGGGAGACCATGcggatttgtcttttttctctcttaactATGGCACCTGAATCTGGCAGTCACTTAGTGACTGGGTcaaggtgaggtgggggggggggggggggtcagatcTCCATGCCCAGAAGTGGGTCATGGAAGTCGATGATACTCTGGGGTTGGGGCCTTGGAGTATCCCAGAACGGCTGCCGTGGTTTTTGAGACAGGTTCATGGTGAAGCTGGCTGAAGAGACCGACGGGGTCATTGTCTCCAATGACCAGTTCCGGGACCTGGCGGAGGAGTCTGAGAAGTGGATGGCGATCATCAGGGAGCGGTGAGGGAACCCTCCCCTGAGAACAGGGCGCATACTCGGACCTTTCTCTAAACCAGTTCTGTTCTGCCATCGGGTGAAGACTCTGGGAAGGGGCTTGATACTGCCTTGAAGGATACGGTGGCCAGTAATTTTCTGGTGTTGCTGGTCTCAGCTGTCTGGGAGGTTCTTAAGGGTCCCTCTGTGACCATACATTCTCTGTCCCCATCCAGCCTACTGCCCTTCACCTTTGTGGGAAACCTCTTCATGGTTCCTGATGATCCATTGGGGCGAAACGGCCCCACACTGGATGAGTTCCTGAAGAAGCCAGTCAGGTAACGCCCCAGCTTCTCCTAgacagcccccagccctggccctctGTCTGAAGGGCTTTGTGGACCTGGAGACTTGGGGGGAAGTGTGACCTCAATCTGGGCCAGCTTAATTCTTCAGTGGTTCCGGTTGCGGTGGGCTTGGCCGTATTTAACTGCTTTTCAGGGAATCCTGACATAGACCCTCCAGGCTGGGAGGGAAGCTTCCCCTGATCCATGTTTGGTGGATTATTTGGAACATGGTTGCTTTTACTTATAGCCAGTTGTATTTAGCACATCTGTGCCGAACCATGAAGTAAGTAGTCAATATATTAGACTTAAACTAGATCATACCAGTGGCAGGGTTCACCTTCCTGGCTCCAAAGGAAATGTCCTCCCCTTCAGAAGTGGGTTGATACTGCCACTCAGTGGTCATATTGGGGAACTTCAGGAccattccccacctcccccctccctccaagcCAGGAATAGGCCAGGCAGTTAACTGGGATGCCCCCTGGGCTCTAACTTCCCTCCGTGATGCTCATCAGcttttcttgttctgtttcttcccagGGCTCAGGGGTCTTCTAAGGCTCAGCATCCTTCCATGGCCTTCACAGAACACGGTCATCAgcagcaggggagagaagaggaggaaaaaggcgGTGGTGGCATTCGGAAGACTCGGGAGACAGAGCGGCTCCGGCGCCAGCTGCTGGAGGTGTTTTGGGGCCAGGATCACAAGGTGGACTTCATCCTGCAGCGGGAGCCATACTGCCGGGACATCAACCAGCTCTCGGAGGCCCTATTGAGCCTCAACTTTTGAGTCTCACCTGTCCGAGTGGCTGCTATACCGTCAGTTCCAGCCTCACCCAACTCAGCATTTTCTGTGAGGGTCCTTGTGCTGCTCAGATCCTGACCTAGACTCACTCTGAGTTGGTGCGACTTGATCTCATCTGGAGTCAGGACCTCAAATAGCTCTCAGGAGGTTCTGCTCAGCCTTAACTTCTCAACCTTGCCATAGCACAGGGTTTCTGTAGGGAGTGGGGGCTGCTGGGAAGAGTAGGTCCTGGAGATTGGGACTGCTAGCTCCTCCTTCAAATTGAGTTGGGGATGGAGACGGGGGTGGGGAACGAAGAGCAGGTGGCAAGAAAGCGAAGCCTTTCCTTGCCCTGGCTTTGGCAGGTCAGAGGACAGGTTGCTTCCTAGGCCTGGCTGGGAAGGGGGatgctgggccctggggaggcTAGTGTTATGGGGTCTGGGTCACAGTGGGGCAGCAGGGAGCTGGTGAAGGCAGAGGGAGACTTGGCTTCCGGTCTCAACTATGCCTGTCTGTGACCTTGATTGAGCTGCTTGGCCTTTACTTCTGTGTATAAATCAGGAGCAAAAATGCCAGCtgggaagagaaatgagaatgTGGGGGAAAGCTCCTTGGAGGAAAGGTACTTGCATCAAGTCTCAGGTGTGTCTGTCTGTGGCTGCACAGGCTTCCTAACCAAA
The sequence above is a segment of the Panthera leo isolate Ple1 chromosome B3, P.leo_Ple1_pat1.1, whole genome shotgun sequence genome. Coding sequences within it:
- the KHNYN gene encoding protein KHNYN isoform X2 — translated: MDPGLGGQAAMPTWGPGSPSPDRFAVSAEAEDKVREQQPYVERIFSVGMSVLPKDCPENPHIWLQLEGPKENASRAKEFLKGLCSPELQNEIHYPPKLHCIFLGAQGFFLDCLVWSTSAHLVPGLPGSLMVSGLTEAFVMAQSRVEELVERLSWDFQPGRSPRVSQCAGVLRDFSALLQPYGDAHREALLQLPLAVQEELLSLVQEASRGQGPHAIPPWVGGSPGPLGAQYQGVRALSSEGRESLHTGPTRWQESQGERHVMEKEGGKQGGPREMDLGWKELPGQEAWEKEGAFRSQPGGGEAGQVGPLTGKGLGKEGVPQDRERFCVQSEPPGAQGPYPRAAQPRGASLLQRLHNGKASPPRVPSPPPAPEPPWHCGDRGDRGDKQQVVARGRGSPWKRGTRGGNLVTGTQRFQEALQDPFTLCLANVPGQPDLRHIVIDGSNVAMVHGLQHYFSSRGIAIAVQYFWDRGHRDITVFVPQWRFSKDAKVREGHFLQKLYSLSLLSLTPSRVMDGKRISSYDDRFMVKLAEETDGVIVSNDQFRDLAEESEKWMAIIRERLLPFTFVGNLFMVPDDPLGRNGPTLDEFLKKPVRAQGSSKAQHPSMAFTEHGHQQQGREEEEKGGGGIRKTRETERLRRQLLEVFWGQDHKVDFILQREPYCRDINQLSEALLSLNF
- the CBLN3 gene encoding cerebellin-3, coding for MPGAKRHWRPRLPPSPRLPLALILLTLGNGWAQEGAEPVLLEGECLVVCEPGRAAAGGPGGAALGEAPPGRVAFAAVRSHHHEPAGEISNGTSGAIYFDQVLVNEGGGFDRASGSFVAPVRGVYSFRFHVVKVYNRQTVQVSLMLNTWPVISAFANDPDVTREAATSSVLLPLDPGDRVSLRLRRGNLLGGWKYSSFSGFLIFPL
- the KHNYN gene encoding protein KHNYN isoform X5 is translated as MFGGSEIRDWWMQVAALTRRGTRLLLNQTGGSRDENGLGGQAAMPTWGPGSPSPDRFAVSAEAEDKVREQQPYVERIFSVGMSVLPKDCPENPHIWLQLEGPKENASRAKEFLKGLCSPELQNEIHYPPKLHCIFLGAQGFFLDCLVWSTSAHLVPGLPGSLMVSGLTEAFVMAQSRVEELVERLSWDFQPGRSPRVSQCAGVLRDFSALLQPYGDAHREALLQLPLAVQEELLSLVQEASRGQGPHAIPPWVGGSPGPLGAQYQGVRALSSEGRESLHTGPTRWQESQGERHVMEKEGGKQGGPREMDLGWKELPGQEAWEKEGAFRSQPGGGEAGQVGPLTGKGLGKEGVPQDRERFCVQSEPPGAQGPYPRAAQPRGASLLQRLHNGKASPPRVPSPPPAPEPPWHCGDRGDRGDKQQVVARGRGSPWKRGTRGGNLVTGTQRFQEALQDPFTLCLANVPGQPDLRHIVIDGSNVAMVHGLQHYFSSRGIAIAVQYFWDRGHRDITVFVPQWRFSKDAKVREGHFLQKLYSLSLLSLTPSRVMDGKRISSYDDSPNFQTCRENPLEVPV
- the KHNYN gene encoding protein KHNYN isoform X1; translation: MFGGSEIRDWWMQVAALTRRGTRLLLNQTGGSRDENGLGGQAAMPTWGPGSPSPDRFAVSAEAEDKVREQQPYVERIFSVGMSVLPKDCPENPHIWLQLEGPKENASRAKEFLKGLCSPELQNEIHYPPKLHCIFLGAQGFFLDCLVWSTSAHLVPGLPGSLMVSGLTEAFVMAQSRVEELVERLSWDFQPGRSPRVSQCAGVLRDFSALLQPYGDAHREALLQLPLAVQEELLSLVQEASRGQGPHAIPPWVGGSPGPLGAQYQGVRALSSEGRESLHTGPTRWQESQGERHVMEKEGGKQGGPREMDLGWKELPGQEAWEKEGAFRSQPGGGEAGQVGPLTGKGLGKEGVPQDRERFCVQSEPPGAQGPYPRAAQPRGASLLQRLHNGKASPPRVPSPPPAPEPPWHCGDRGDRGDKQQVVARGRGSPWKRGTRGGNLVTGTQRFQEALQDPFTLCLANVPGQPDLRHIVIDGSNVAMVHGLQHYFSSRGIAIAVQYFWDRGHRDITVFVPQWRFSKDAKVREGHFLQKLYSLSLLSLTPSRVMDGKRISSYDDRFMVKLAEETDGVIVSNDQFRDLAEESEKWMAIIRERLLPFTFVGNLFMVPDDPLGRNGPTLDEFLKKPVRAQGSSKAQHPSMAFTEHGHQQQGREEEEKGGGGIRKTRETERLRRQLLEVFWGQDHKVDFILQREPYCRDINQLSEALLSLNF
- the KHNYN gene encoding protein KHNYN isoform X4; protein product: MPTWGPGSPSPDRFAVSAEAEDKVREQQPYVERIFSVGMSVLPKDCPENPHIWLQLEGPKENASRAKEFLKGLCSPELQNEIHYPPKLHCIFLGAQGFFLDCLVWSTSAHLVPGLPGSLMVSGLTEAFVMAQSRVEELVERLSWDFQPGRSPRVSQCAGVLRDFSALLQPYGDAHREALLQLPLAVQEELLSLVQEASRGQGPHAIPPWVGGSPGPLGAQYQGVRALSSEGRESLHTGPTRWQESQGERHVMEKEGGKQGGPREMDLGWKELPGQEAWEKEGAFRSQPGGGEAGQVGPLTGKGLGKEGVPQDRERFCVQSEPPGAQGPYPRAAQPRGASLLQRLHNGKASPPRVPSPPPAPEPPWHCGDRGDRGDKQQVVARGRGSPWKRGTRGGNLVTGTQRFQEALQDPFTLCLANVPGQPDLRHIVIDGSNVAMVHGLQHYFSSRGIAIAVQYFWDRGHRDITVFVPQWRFSKDAKVREGHFLQKLYSLSLLSLTPSRVMDGKRISSYDDRFMVKLAEETDGVIVSNDQFRDLAEESEKWMAIIRERLLPFTFVGNLFMVPDDPLGRNGPTLDEFLKKPVRAQGSSKAQHPSMAFTEHGHQQQGREEEEKGGGGIRKTRETERLRRQLLEVFWGQDHKVDFILQREPYCRDINQLSEALLSLNF
- the KHNYN gene encoding protein KHNYN isoform X6, giving the protein MFGGSEIRDWWMQVAALTRRGTRLLLNQTGGSRDENGLGGQAAMPTWGPGSPSPDRFAVSAEAEDKVREQQPYVERIFSVGMSVLPKDCPENPHIWLQLEGPKENASRAKEFLKGLCSPELQNEIHYPPKLHCIFLGAQGFFLDCLVWSTSAHLVPGLPGSLMVSGLTEAFVMAQSRVEELVERLSWDFQPGRSPRVSQCAGVLRDFSALLQPYGDAHREALLQLPLAVQEELLSLVQEASRGQGPHAIPPWVGGSPGPLGAQYQGVRALSSEGRESLHTGPTRWQESQGERHVMEKEGGKQGGPREMDLGWKELPGQEAWEKEGAFRSQPGGGEAGQVGPLTGKGLGKEGVPQDRERFCVQSEPPGAQGPYPRAAQPRGASLLQRLHNGKASPPRVPSPPPAPEPPWHCGDRGDRGDKQQVVARGRGSPWKRGTRGGNLVTGTQRFQEALQDPFTLCLANVPGQPDLRHIVIDGSNVAMVHGLQHYFSSRGIAIAVQYFWDRGHRDITVFVPQWRFSKDAKVREGHFLQKLYSLSLLSLTPSRVMDGKRISSYDDRENPLEVPV
- the KHNYN gene encoding protein KHNYN isoform X3, yielding MFGGSEIRDWWMQVAALTRRGTRLLLNQTGGSRDENGLGGQAAMPTWGPGSPSPDRFAVSAEAEDKVREQQPYVERIFSVGMSVLPKDCPENPHIWLQLEGPKENASRAKEFLKGLCSPELQNEIHYPPKLHCIFLGAQGFFLDCLVWSTSAHLVPGLPGSLMVSGLTEAFVMAQSRVEELVERLSWDFQPGRSPRVSQCAGVLRDFSALLQPYGDAHREALLQLPLAVQEELLSLVQEASRGQGPHAIPPWVGGSPGPLGAQYQGVRALSSEGRESLHTGPTRWQESQGERHVMEKEGGKQGGPREMDLGWKELPGQEAWEKEGAFRSQPGGGEAGQVGPLTGKGLGKEGVPQDRERFCVQSEPPGAQGPYPRAAQPRGASLLQRLHNGKASPPRVPSPPPAPEPPWHCGDRGDRGDKQQVVARGRGSPWKRGTRGGNLVTGTQRFQEALQDPFTLCLANVPGQPDLRHIVIDGSNVAMVHGLQHYFSSRGIAIAVQYFWDRGHRDITVFVPQWRFSKDAKVREGHFLQKLYSLSLLSLTPSRVMDGKRISSYDDSLLPFTFVGNLFMVPDDPLGRNGPTLDEFLKKPVRAQGSSKAQHPSMAFTEHGHQQQGREEEEKGGGGIRKTRETERLRRQLLEVFWGQDHKVDFILQREPYCRDINQLSEALLSLNF